Proteins found in one Methanospirillum hungatei JF-1 genomic segment:
- a CDS encoding ABC transporter ATP-binding protein — MIETCDLRKTYAMGDVSVHALRGISVRIEKGEFVGVMGPSGSGKSTFLHLIGLLDSQSSGKVLISGTDVSLLSNEKRSRFRLETMGYVFQDYALIEDLTVVENIAVPGFGLGMDYYQVMDRAMRLTEEVGLSGRAHHLKRELSGGQQQRVAIARALMNEPAIVFADEPCANLDTASSRMVLDLFQRLNREHGQTIVMVSHEPWHEEYFDRVIRFVDGRIDTDVTPDVE; from the coding sequence ATGATTGAGACCTGCGACCTTCGAAAAACCTATGCGATGGGTGATGTCAGCGTTCATGCATTACGGGGGATTTCGGTTAGGATAGAGAAAGGAGAGTTTGTGGGAGTTATGGGGCCATCCGGAAGTGGAAAGTCCACATTTCTCCATCTCATCGGATTGCTTGACTCCCAGAGCTCAGGAAAGGTTCTGATTTCCGGAACAGACGTCTCTTTGCTTTCCAATGAAAAACGATCCCGGTTTCGACTCGAAACCATGGGGTATGTCTTTCAGGACTATGCTCTCATAGAGGATCTGACGGTTGTAGAAAATATCGCTGTGCCGGGTTTTGGTCTGGGAATGGATTATTATCAGGTGATGGATCGGGCTATGAGACTTACTGAAGAGGTTGGTCTTTCAGGCCGGGCTCATCACCTGAAGCGTGAGCTCTCCGGCGGTCAGCAGCAACGGGTAGCGATTGCACGAGCCCTGATGAATGAACCTGCAATCGTATTTGCCGATGAGCCGTGTGCCAATCTTGATACTGCTTCTTCACGAATGGTTCTTGACCTGTTTCAACGTCTGAACCGGGAGCATGGACAAACTATCGTGATGGTTTCCCATGAGCCCTGGCATGAGGAGTACTTTGACCGGGTCATCAGGTTTGTTGATGGAAGAATTGATACCGATGTAACGCCGGATGTAGAATAG
- a CDS encoding ABC transporter permease: MKTVNIPVYLAVRAIQRGNKGTFLLTIMIVALSFVLMVFMPSLTAGLTGAYNQQVSDYQYADLIIEPDDDNQVLSDTHMLVRTIERTPGIAATSSHMIVSTSLESDKKILSRGVVAIIPSDEERVTKTFGKITEGRYLSDGDTDVILLGSVLAGHDDEKKDKMESLGGVHAGDSLKVTFQNGIVRKMTVAGIFETGSISADNEAFITQKEMESVLGPTDKSSLILIRSSGAETLAQTKIRLMEFGIRDDIKTVTEKGEGIIGDALKSFSLLNSIMLVFSLVIASIVIFIVVYINTTHQRRQIGILKAIGIPERDIIRDYLVQVAVIYGCGALCGVALFTCLSEYFRAFPLQFPAGAVYPVFDLTVLLPSLMVLGFVSLIAGFIPAKQATSEDILDLVNR; encoded by the coding sequence ATGAAGACGGTTAATATTCCGGTTTATCTGGCTGTTCGTGCAATACAAAGGGGGAATAAGGGGACATTTCTCCTTACTATCATGATCGTGGCATTATCCTTTGTTTTAATGGTCTTTATGCCATCCCTTACCGCAGGACTTACCGGGGCATATAATCAGCAGGTCAGTGATTACCAGTATGCTGACCTGATTATCGAACCGGATGATGATAATCAGGTTCTATCAGATACTCATATGCTGGTCAGAACCATCGAGCGGACTCCCGGTATCGCTGCAACCTCGTCACATATGATCGTCAGTACTTCGTTGGAATCGGATAAAAAGATTCTATCACGGGGGGTTGTCGCAATTATCCCGTCTGATGAAGAACGTGTCACAAAGACCTTTGGGAAGATAACTGAAGGTCGGTATCTCTCTGATGGAGACACTGATGTGATTCTGCTCGGTTCAGTGCTTGCCGGTCATGATGATGAAAAAAAGGATAAAATGGAATCGCTGGGCGGGGTTCATGCCGGTGATTCACTAAAAGTTACATTTCAGAACGGCATTGTCAGGAAAATGACCGTGGCAGGGATATTTGAGACAGGCTCCATCTCTGCTGATAATGAAGCATTCATCACACAAAAAGAGATGGAATCAGTACTTGGACCGACTGACAAATCGTCTCTCATTCTCATCCGCTCATCTGGTGCAGAGACCCTTGCTCAGACCAAGATACGGCTTATGGAGTTTGGAATTCGTGATGACATCAAGACGGTAACCGAAAAAGGAGAAGGGATAATTGGTGACGCATTGAAGAGTTTCTCCCTCCTGAATTCAATCATGCTGGTCTTTTCCCTCGTTATTGCAAGCATTGTCATATTTATTGTAGTATACATCAACACAACCCATCAAAGAAGACAGATAGGCATTCTCAAGGCCATTGGTATTCCTGAACGGGATATAATCAGGGACTACCTGGTTCAGGTGGCCGTCATCTATGGATGTGGTGCTCTCTGCGGGGTGGCACTCTTTACGTGTCTGAGTGAATATTTCAGGGCTTTTCCTCTTCAGTTTCCGGCCGGTGCAGTGTATCCGGTGTTTGATCTGACTGTCCTTCTTCCTTCTCTTATGGTTCTTGGGTTCGTTTCCCTGATAGCCGGTTTTATTCCTGCTAAGCAGGCAACATCTGAAGATATTCTGGATCTGGTGAACCGATGA
- a CDS encoding COG1361 S-layer family protein → MSACPVSLLSYRLKTETVHYRKVCILISFLIILAGIGLTGIVTASEPTIVISSYEVRPDVIMPGGSALITVQVSNTAKGASVTKTGGDQTTGQSVTETRDINVYLSDVSLFGNGLRVESGDYRRVGEVGPGQSVPLTFLVQAPHQSGIYFPELHIATEGGRSLKYPIPVNVNDDSLVQKNPALQITKEIPDSVIPGENAEGTLILQNDGDTAASEIMVNISPASPEISVASKVITHISRLGPGEDVSIPLTISTSRKTPEGISLLVCTLRYSTAGGTILTQTEQVPVKISGKPDLAIAAVTSDPVRISEGMPFSLIVRIENTGTGDANGVRAVIDAPVKGTKEAFVGKIEPDNDGPAVFYLQEAPAGDYQIPIMIRMEHEGTEYVMDDTLSLTIAPRGNPLLIPAVIILCLIGGGIVEYRRRQSEPTV, encoded by the coding sequence ATGTCAGCATGTCCGGTATCTCTCCTTTCATACCGGCTAAAAACAGAAACTGTTCATTACCGAAAGGTCTGCATCCTCATATCTTTCCTTATCATTCTGGCGGGGATCGGACTTACGGGAATTGTGACCGCAAGTGAACCGACCATTGTAATCTCCTCGTATGAGGTCAGACCTGACGTGATCATGCCCGGAGGCTCTGCTCTCATTACCGTCCAGGTATCAAACACCGCAAAAGGTGCATCGGTAACGAAAACCGGTGGAGATCAGACAACCGGGCAGTCGGTAACCGAGACGAGGGATATCAATGTCTACCTATCAGATGTCTCCCTCTTTGGAAACGGGCTTCGGGTGGAGTCCGGAGATTACCGCCGGGTCGGAGAGGTTGGTCCTGGGCAGTCAGTACCCCTGACATTCCTGGTGCAGGCTCCGCATCAATCAGGAATCTACTTTCCAGAGCTGCATATCGCAACCGAAGGAGGAAGGAGCCTGAAATACCCGATACCGGTGAATGTCAATGATGACAGCCTGGTACAGAAGAATCCTGCCCTCCAGATAACAAAAGAGATTCCTGACTCGGTAATACCTGGTGAAAATGCAGAAGGGACTCTTATTCTCCAAAATGACGGTGATACGGCTGCATCAGAAATTATGGTGAATATCAGCCCGGCAAGCCCTGAAATCTCTGTAGCCAGCAAGGTTATAACCCATATATCCCGCCTTGGACCAGGTGAGGATGTGAGCATCCCTCTTACGATCTCAACGAGCCGGAAGACACCAGAGGGAATATCGCTCCTTGTCTGCACCCTCAGGTATAGTACCGCAGGAGGGACGATCCTGACACAGACCGAACAGGTGCCGGTTAAAATTTCCGGGAAACCGGATCTTGCCATTGCAGCAGTAACTTCAGATCCGGTCCGGATATCGGAAGGAATGCCCTTCTCGCTCATCGTCCGGATTGAGAACACGGGGACCGGGGATGCAAATGGAGTCAGGGCAGTAATCGATGCCCCGGTAAAAGGGACAAAAGAGGCCTTTGTCGGGAAGATTGAACCGGATAATGACGGCCCTGCGGTATTCTATCTTCAGGAAGCTCCCGCCGGGGATTATCAGATCCCGATAATGATCAGGATGGAACATGAAGGGACGGAATATGTCATGGATGATACTCTTTCGCTGACTATTGCGCCCAGGGGAAATCCACTGCTCATTCCGGCCGTTATTATCCTGTGTCTCATCGGTGGTGGTATCGTGGAATATCGTCGCCGGCAGTCGGAGCCTACGGTATGA
- a CDS encoding TetR/AcrR family transcriptional regulator, whose amino-acid sequence MPRVVPEYKKEAKKRILEVATRIVFEKGYQHVRMDDIAKEAGISRPTLYLYYENKEALFLEIIKSIIADVSSMAQESIQSGEIQSLGDFFAEANNQYRNQFAMIFEVMAGLPKKHRLISEIALLHDEMIHQIAMYLSMRFPDRPVEIDPEIMANAMLALFIGLQIRQRLGLDPEKAARVWETVISAPFQISRTYRV is encoded by the coding sequence ATGCCTCGGGTAGTCCCGGAATATAAAAAAGAAGCAAAGAAACGAATACTGGAGGTTGCCACCCGGATAGTTTTTGAAAAAGGGTACCAGCATGTGCGGATGGATGATATTGCGAAGGAAGCAGGAATCTCCAGACCCACCCTCTACCTCTATTATGAAAATAAAGAAGCCCTCTTTCTTGAGATCATCAAATCCATCATCGCCGATGTCAGTTCTATGGCACAAGAGTCCATACAGTCAGGTGAGATCCAGTCCCTTGGAGATTTTTTTGCAGAGGCCAATAACCAGTATAGGAACCAGTTTGCGATGATCTTTGAGGTCATGGCAGGACTCCCAAAAAAACACCGGTTAATTTCAGAGATTGCCCTGCTTCATGACGAGATGATACATCAGATCGCTATGTACCTTTCGATGCGGTTTCCTGACCGGCCAGTGGAAATTGACCCGGAAATTATGGCAAATGCTATGCTTGCCCTGTTTATTGGTCTGCAGATAAGGCAAAGACTCGGTCTTGATCCGGAGAAAGCAGCACGAGTATGGGAAACAGTAATATCAGCCCCGTTTCAAATTAGCAGAACTTACCGAGTCTAA
- a CDS encoding DUF6009 family protein encodes MITWLDNPLNYSYLRKTLYISLSSRFPVKTMGKKFQQFGKLIGHELVERRDSNTKGVYVYHHQFYWLKEHDRDLAPDGVYKGPWGFGGRMPTEAVNPVRLVESNP; translated from the coding sequence ATGATTACCTGGCTTGATAATCCACTGAATTATTCGTATCTTCGAAAAACACTCTACATCAGTCTTTCTTCCCGGTTTCCGGTGAAAACGATGGGAAAGAAATTTCAACAGTTTGGGAAACTTATCGGGCATGAGCTGGTGGAGCGGAGGGATTCCAACACGAAAGGGGTGTATGTATACCACCATCAGTTTTACTGGCTGAAGGAACATGATAGGGATCTCGCTCCGGACGGGGTGTACAAGGGACCCTGGGGGTTTGGCGGTCGGATGCCGACTGAAGCAGTGAATCCTGTCCGGCTTGTGGAGAGTAATCCGTAA